The Thermocrinis ruber genomic sequence AAGGGAGGGTATCAAAATATTGGTGGCAGAAGATTTTGAAGTGGAAGTTTTGGAACACATAGAAGGTGGCAAATTCAGAGTAAGGCTCCTCACAGAGGACCCTGCAAAGGCTTTGGACAAATACGGAAAAATTCCCATCCCTCCTTATCTTGAAAGGGAAGAGGAGGAAATAGACAGGGTCTATTATCAGACAGTATTTGCCCAGGAGGAGGGTTCCGTTGCTGCACCCACCGCGTCTTTACACTTTTCCGAGGAGCTACTTCAAAGGCTGAAGGACTTTGGCATAAAAATGGCCTTTATAACCTTGCACGTGTCTTATGGTACCTTCAAACCGGTAAAAGTGGAAAGGATAGAGGAACATCGCGTAGACCCCGAATACGTAAAAGTCCCCAAGGAAACAGTGGATTTGATAATGGAGACTAAAGAGAAGGGTAAGAGGGTAATAGCGGTCGGCACTACCGTCGTCAGAGCCCTTGAGACTAAGCCCTTTGAACCCTTTGAGGGATGGACAGACCTTTACATTTATCCGGGCTTCCAGTTTAAAGTGGTGGATGGGCTGATAACAAATTTTCATCTTCCAAGGTCTTCCTTACTCTTTTTGGTCTGTGCCTTTGGCGGAAGGGAATTTATACTCTCCGCTTACAGGGAGGCTGTAGAAAAGAGATACAGATTTTACAGCTACGGGGATGGGATGCTCATTCTGTAAAAGTGTGATAAATTTTTAGCCTTAGGAGGGGAAAATGCCCATAGACTATCAGGGTATTTATGTGCTCTCAAGCGGAATGCTTTTGCAGGAAAGAAAATTAGAGATTATTACCAACAACTTGGCTAATGTGGATACACCCGCCTTTAAGATGGATGTAGGGCTTGTGAGCCTTTGGGATACGCCCAACGGGCAGAGGGAACCGGATAACTCTCCCGAGAATCCCACCAACAACTTTGTGTATCCTTTGATGGAAAGGGTGAGCGTTGTAATGCTTCAGGGTCCAATAAAGGAAACAGGAAATCCCTTGGACTTGGCTATAGAAGGAGAGGGCTTCTTTGCGGTGAGGTCAGAGGGTCGGATTTTTTACACAAGGAAGGGAAACTTTCGTATAGACAGGGAGGGATACTTGGTCAATGAACTGGGTATGAGGGTGTTGGACGAAGAAGGCAGGGATATAAGAGTGGTTGGTAATCTGAAGGTAGCACCCGATGGCTCCCTCTCTACAGAAGGAGGACCCGTGGGAAGGCTTGGTGTATACACCTTAAACCAACCTCAAAAGGTGGGAAGGGACCTCTTTATCGGTCAGCCCCAAAGAGCTCAGAACTTCAAGGTAATGCAGGGCTTTTTGGAGGGCTCCAACGTAAATCCTATACTTGAAATGGCAAAGCTCATTGAAACCCACAGGGCTCATGAGGTTTATTCCAACCTAATAAGGGCACTGGACCAAACCCACGAAAGGGCAATCAATAGCTTAGTTTAGAACAAACTTCTCTGGGCAAAGATTTTATCCAAGTCCTTTATTATGCTCTTCATCTCCAGCCCTTCAAGCTTTTTCCGTAGTAGAGATAAGTTTGGCTCTTTTCTTTTTAGCTCTCCGATATCTATGTTTAGGTCCTCGGGGGGTTTCAACTTTACCAGCCAGTAAGACAGCTCCAAGCTGTTTTTATCTGCATAGGGGAACAACTTTTTAAACTCGTCCCACCGGGCTAAGATGTTTTCCACAGAGCCAAAGGTGTTAATAAGGTTTATGGCGGTCTTTGGTCCTACTCCCTTCACACCCTCTATGTTGTCCGTCTTGTCTCCCACTAGGGCAAGGTAATCTGCAAGCTTTTGGGGAGGCACTCCAAACTTTTCTATAACCTTGTTTTCGTCAAAGACCTCCTCGGAGA encodes the following:
- the queA gene encoding tRNA preQ1(34) S-adenosylmethionine ribosyltransferase-isomerase QueA, whose translation is MNLKDFDYYLPPELIAKYPAVPRHSARLMVLNRKDKSIKHDIFWNLPQYLEEGDLLVFNNSKVLPARLYGRKPTGGKVEILLTDYIDKHTWDALIGGKGIREGIKILVAEDFEVEVLEHIEGGKFRVRLLTEDPAKALDKYGKIPIPPYLEREEEEIDRVYYQTVFAQEEGSVAAPTASLHFSEELLQRLKDFGIKMAFITLHVSYGTFKPVKVERIEEHRVDPEYVKVPKETVDLIMETKEKGKRVIAVGTTVVRALETKPFEPFEGWTDLYIYPGFQFKVVDGLITNFHLPRSSLLFLVCAFGGREFILSAYREAVEKRYRFYSYGDGMLIL
- a CDS encoding flagellar hook-basal body protein, with amino-acid sequence MPIDYQGIYVLSSGMLLQERKLEIITNNLANVDTPAFKMDVGLVSLWDTPNGQREPDNSPENPTNNFVYPLMERVSVVMLQGPIKETGNPLDLAIEGEGFFAVRSEGRIFYTRKGNFRIDREGYLVNELGMRVLDEEGRDIRVVGNLKVAPDGSLSTEGGPVGRLGVYTLNQPQKVGRDLFIGQPQRAQNFKVMQGFLEGSNVNPILEMAKLIETHRAHEVYSNLIRALDQTHERAINSLV